taaaaatcaaatttctttctaattatctctttgattatttatttaatttgttctttcttgttctttatcccgttttaaaccccatttatagattttagtttttatttttataatcaacctatatcacaggttaattatatttattaacctatatgacagatttttttttataatcaagtaagattcatgtgtcttgcttgtagatatattgtgtttgttctaccttttatttaagtttcatatcttacttataggtatgatatacattcatatatttgttatttgAGTTAGAGTAGAATGATTTGCAGATAGATTTATgtcaatatatttatttatttttgttataagatattagttatattttttggggttgaaaattcataatattagaagattttaattgattcttaatatttttagaaaatataaaatgagcattaaaaaaataaatacatataattaggtaatttgactcactcctaaaaaccatctatgtttttggatctggatctaaaagccccattaattatttattagttGGTGGCCATCTTCTAATAGCATTGCCTACATTTTCTGTATCAGATTGGAAGTGAAATCGACTAGGATCAAGTGTGAAATGGAGGAGTACCTCGAGGCTCTCGTGATCGGTATCTGCTAAACAGATCAATTAAGATGGCgatggagatggagatggagTCAACATTTGGCATCAATCTGATTCTCAGCGCAGGAGGCTGGAGGAGGTAATCACTAATCAGGTTGTTTAATATTCTCAACTGGAAACTGAGAAACTTTGTATTAATTAACGTGGATGCTTATTGTCTGTCTGCATTCAACACTGATGACTTAACTTATAACTAAGTGAAGCAAACCTGACTCTGACTGACGCAATCCAAATGCAACTGCATGTTTTATTACAAATGCACCAAATACAAATAGGAGGGGCTGAACTGAATCCAGATTTGAGATTTCTATTTCTGCCTCTTGTAAATCTTGCCCAAGAAGGACTTCAACACTGCTTGCACCGCTTTGCTTGGGTGCCCTTCAATCCAACTCGTCAGTTTCTTGTAGCTTTTGCTCTCATAATCCGCAAATACACCCTACCACAATCACAATCACAATCTCAATTCAGCATCCACCAGTCATCTTATACTGTTACAATTCATCATACACAATCAATTAAGTTCAAACCTCAATATCGAGTTCTTTGTAGAGGGCCTTTACTTTTGCCACATTTTCTGGGTCTGGTTTCCCATAATTCTCCTGCCCAAACACGTACAGAAATCAGTCATTGGTGACTTAGAGAGTGAGAAAATCTAAAGCTGATTTGAAAACAGCAGACaagatatacacacacatatatatatatatagggaattgttattgacactccaaaaaatttattttgcacttcaaactttctataattagaaagaaaaatacacttgtgaggagtgtataatgagatttttagagtgttaataacagttcCATATATGAAAGCCAAAGGAGCCACATCTGATTCTTACATGTAGTACTTTCTTTTGTTCCTCGTTGCAGAGTTCCAAAGCTTTCACCACCAGCCAAGAGCACTTGAAATCTTCAATATCTGTTCCTATCTGAtatcccaaactacttattacAACTCAACTCCCatcaaacaagaaacaaaagagaaataTTTAAGAGCCATCTCCCTGAATCTCACCTTACCAATCGTTTCCGGATCACCAAAGCAATCCAAATAATCATCCTATTtaaaataaagggaaaaaaaaaaaaaaaaaaaaaaaagagttaacGAAAGCAGTAGAAGAGTTCCAATAGGGATTCTGTTTCTGTGTAATCAACAAAAAATTACCTGTACTTGAAAGTAGATCCCCATCTCAACTAGAATGTTTTTTACGTCAATATGTTTTTCCAGTTCCTCACCTGACATAAGCAATGCACATGCAACCTGAGTAGATAGCAAACGGTTAGGGTTAGCCAAATCTTTCATTGTAAAACACCTGAACAAAATAAGAGGACATGCCATACAATGTGGATGTGCATATCTTATGATATGAATAGAGAAAAAGGAACCAAAATGTCTTGTTATTTctcagattttttttattttttatttataagaaagttgagtttttttttttttttttttttaatttttaataaagaaaaaattaaaacaataatgtCACATCCACTCCAGCATTTGCTATCATGGAAAAAAGATATTATTGTGAATttatattgaagaaaaaaaagtaaagatACAATAAGTTAGAGAGGACATGAAGCCAAACCCTAACAAGAAGTAGAAAATTAttagaaacaaaaatcaattaagAGAACTTCTAAGAGAAACGAAAATTTGGAAGCCCCAAAAGATTATGAGCAAAAGCCACAACTGCACACGGCGGACAAGAATCCACCAATGAATCCCAACATGATCAACACCATCATTTTGCCAAACAATCTACCACCTGATTTCCTTTGCGATAAATGTGAGAAAACCGAACATGCATGAGAGGATGGGACAACAGAGACCAAAGAAGTTTATATACCGGGAACAAGTATGTATTAAGTTACAACAAATTTCACAGACTAGGCATAGAATACACAGGATAAACATGCTGGTTTAAAATAGCATTCCCGCACAAACACTGAAACAGAATTAAGGAACACTCAATTCAAGTATTTATTGCTTTTAAGTGCTAAAGTATGTACATACTGAAAGGTAAAATGAGTAATAGGCAGTCTTGTACTGAACAATACGCCGGTGACTGCAAAAGATCCAAACCATTTGTATGTTATCAAATGCACAGAAAATCGAAAAGTACCATATCATAGCTGGACAGAAATAGAAAACTAATATGCTCATTATTTGAAtaaataaccaaaagaaaaaccataTAGTCACATTGTGAGAGTTGTCTAAGGTCACTATGCTCACCATACTAATAGCCTACTAAAAGGTCTCAAGAGGTTCCAATTTTTAACATACCCAGCACCCCAAATGAATATTTCTATTCCTAAGCAATGAGAGTTGTCAGAAAAATTTAACAGAGAAACATTCAATCAGACGGTGAGATTTAACTCCACTGGCCAGCATACATGGCAAAACTTCATAGCCTACTGAAAGGAATCCAATAAGTGGTCACGAACGCAGGATGTTTAGACTGTTTGGACTTTGATAACCCATAGCTGACAGGATGCACAAGGAATTGAGCATTACATATTATGAAGATGGAAAATTGTTCCAATAGTGAAAGCTTATGAATACACCAAACAAAATAAGGCATAGGATAGGTCTCTGTAACGAGATTCATTTCTCAACGTGCATCTGTGAATTGCATGGAAACTCTGGCATTCTTTTCTACAGCATGGTGCATTGAGTTCATAATAGGCAATAGCATATGGGTTTGAATCTTAGCATGCCTACAAGCATTTTATTAGGGGCAAATGGCAATGATCTTGTACGATTTTTCACTCACATTGACAATGAATATTTGGATAGGTCTTTTTCTCCTTCGATAGTAGTGATCAAATCTATCATCTGACCTGAGGCAGTTTGAAATTCCACCTGCGGAAACATGACATAAGTTAGCGTTTAGCTCTCTATGAAAGAGAAATTATCCGGCCAACAATTTGCAAGTCCACTACCTCGTTGAACAAATCAAGAAGATCCACATAATATGGCTTTTCTCTGAAATGCTTTCTGAGAATCCTTGGGATATGGTTTCGAAGCACAACACCATCGTTTACTGCAATCATACCAACCTACATGATACAGCTTCCCAAGTCAATTGATTTAATTACAAAGACAAcacaaaaatgaataaataaacgTACATATGGTTGCTCTTCCTACAAACCTTGGGCAATCTAAACCAGCAAGGTTGACCTCGCCGTGTGTGAGAGCCGTCCATGAGGTCATCATGAACCAGAAAGAATGCTTGAAGCTGAAAGTAGTATAACCATAAAATTGTAAGCTTCTCGTGCAATGCACTAGAGTAATGCTGAAACAAGCTAAACAATAATATGTAGAAAGTAACTGTGAGGCTCAAAAGAGAATGGAAGTGGTTTAGTTTCCATACCCATTCGATGCACCAACCGAGAGCGCTGGCCAGGAAGATTTCATCTTCGGTTAATTCCCTTCCTTGTTGCAACAACTGATAGCTGTCGACAACAGACAATCCCCGATTAAGCTTCCCTGAAGGACAGGATAAGAGTCAGAATCCTTTGACAGGCATACTTGAAGGACATTGCTTAATTAAAAAGTTGAACTGAAACTGAAGTCTCGCCTCCAGGCACATTGTAGTCCAGCATCTg
This genomic stretch from Pyrus communis chromosome 2, drPyrComm1.1, whole genome shotgun sequence harbors:
- the LOC137722672 gene encoding farnesyl pyrophosphate synthase-like, translated to MADLKSKFLKAYSVLKSELLEDPTFDFTNDSRQWVERMLDYNVPGGKLNRGLSVVDSYQLLQQGRELTEDEIFLASALGWCIEWLQAFFLVHDDLMDGSHTRRGQPCWFRLPKVGMIAVNDGVVLRNHIPRILRKHFREKPYYVDLLDLFNEVEFQTASGQMIDLITTIEGEKDLSKYSLSIHRRIVQYKTAYYSFYLSVACALLMSGEELEKHIDVKNILVEMGIYFQVQDDYLDCFGDPETIGKIGTDIEDFKCSWLVVKALELCNEEQKKVLHENYGKPDPENVAKVKALYKELDIEGVFADYESKSYKKLTSWIEGHPSKAVQAVLKSFLGKIYKRQK